DNA sequence from the Vibrio pelagius genome:
AATACGCGGCATAAACCTGCCACCAATACACTTTTCCCGGCATCCGATGTCGTGCCCTGAACCATAAGAGCTTTAAGTGGTGTTAACATGAAAACTGATTTCCTTCATTTTTAGACGCATACAAGCGCGCTTTTGTCTCTATAGTAGCGCTATTGATAATAAGATGCTCAAGAAAATGAATGGAAAATGAATACCTTACTCACGCTGAATTCAAACCTTGTGTTGTTTAATAGCCTCATCGAAACAAAGCGTTTCAACTAAACATAACCAATGAGGTCGTTATTATGAAAAAAGCAATCCTGGCAATCGCAGCATCCGTTATCCTAACTCCAGCTATCGCGCTAGCCGGTGGTCATCAAAACAACAACAGCGGTATCTCTTACACAGGCCCTGTAGAATCAACAACGATTGCGACACTGTTTGAAAACACAAGTATGTTTTCTGAACAAGAAGCAATAGTAGACGGTAAAATTGTGCGACAAGTACGTCATGACAAGTTCATCTTCTCTGATGGTCAAAGCGAAATCCAAATCGAGTTAGACGATGATATCAAGCTAAGTCAGCCACTGACGGCGGAAACACAAGTACGTATTTTTGGCGAGTATGAAGGTGGTAAAACCCCAGAGATCGAAGTTGACCATATCCAAATTCTATAATCTCGATTGACTCTAATTAAAATGGCCTGCATATTGCAGGCTTTTTTGTATATACTGCCCTAAATACAAAAAATTGGAGTCACCATGCAGGGTTACGCAAAAAAAACGCTACTGATCGGATTAAGCACGCTGTGTTCATTTGCCGCGTCGGCGAACAATTTCAACTACAACACTTTTGAAATCCGAATGGGTGCTAGCCCAAGTACATTTGGTGGTGAGTTCACGACACTATTTACCCAAAACGCACACTTTATTGGCCGTATAGATTCTGGTTTTGAACAAGACTGGGATGCGGCAGCGGGCATTGGATTCAACGGCCCAATTGGTCAATTTGCTGATATCTATGGTCAAATGTTGTTACACAATATTGAACGCAATGACGACAACAACTTTAAAACTGAAGTCAACGTCGGTGTCAAAGCATGGTTGATGGCCAACATCGAAGTTAATGCACGCTTGGGTCAGCTTATTGATAATGATGGTACTAACTCTATCGTTGGCTTCGGTGCCCGTTTCCATTCAACAGAACAACTGTCTGTCGGTGTTGATATGCGTAACAACGGTACTTATGGTCACCAAGTACTGATGTCAGCGCGTTTTGGCTTCTAAACCCTCTTTTGTCGCCATATCATCGTTCATTAATTTATTTAAAAATTTTTAGAATTAAAAAATCCCCATAGGTTTGCGCCTGTCGGGATTTTTGTCTGTATCAGTATTAATACTACTGATTATTTTTTGATTTTGTCTTGAACGTATTTCTTACTCACGTCTACGACTGCTACGTCTCTAAAGAAGCTACGACCCAAGAGCAGTGGATATTTCAAGTGAGTACGATCAGCCAATGTAAATTCAGTTTTGTCTTTAAGATCACCGATCTGGATACTAGCAACGATCACGGCTCGGCGCTGTGTACCTTCGGCACTAGATTGCTTGATCTTAACCCAACGCTCAACCGGTAAACTCACTTCCTGGCTCTTAATGCCATCGTGTTCAATTTTGAACTTAACCCAATCTTTGCCATCTCTCTCGAACGGAACGACATCAATGGCGCTGATTGAAGATGTCGTTGCACCTGTATCAACGCGTGCTTTAAACGACTCCTCTAGACCGGGAACATAAACCCACTCTTCTTCACCAAGAATTAACTTACCATCAGGAGTTTTTGTTACTTTCTCTGGCTTTTTAGGTGGCTCGGGTTTCTTTTCTGGGTCAGCGGGTTTCTCAACTTTTTCTGGCTCTTTTTCAGTTTCAGTTACGGGCTCTTTAGAAGACTCCCCGTCTTTTTGTTCCGCTTGACTTGAATCGTCAACAACAGGTTGTTCGATTTGTGGTTTCTGTTCGGGTTCGACAGGAACTTGACTCGTCGTAGAACAAGCAACAAGACCACCACTCAACATCAGGGTTATAATTGCTTTCCAATTGTACATTCAGTCACCATTTATTTTGATACATTAGCGATTGCGTTGGCTACGTAAGGAATATGAGATTCTGAGAGACCTGCGATATTGATGCGACCATCACCAACACCGTAAATACCATACTCTTCACGTAATTGATTCATTTGAGCTTCTTTAAAGCCTAGTACAGTAAACATACCTTTATGGCTCTCAATGAAGTCAAAGTGTGACGTGTTATGGGTATTTCGCAATTCATTACATAATGTTTGGCGAAGATTTAACAAACGCCCCTGCATCTCACTCAATTCTTGCTTCCAAATTCGCGTTAGCTCTTGATTTTGAAGAATTGTTTTCACTAGCGCCGCACCGTGATCTGGCGGCATAGTGTAAGTAGAACGAGCAAGGGTAAGAAGCTTACCTTTCGCATTACCCACTTCTTGGCTATTTTTACCAACCACAATTGCCGCGCCTGTTCTCTCACGGTACAAACCGAAGTTTTTCGAGCAAGAAGTTGTAATTAGCATCTCTTCGACATTATCAGCCATGAACTGAAGACCTTTCGCATCTTCTTCAAGACCATCACCAAAACCTTGGTAAGCAATATCAACAAACGGAAGGAAGCCATTCTTCTGTGAGAGCGCAGTGATTTCCTGCCATGCAGCAAAGTCGATGTCCGCACCCGTTGGGTTATGACAACATCCATGCAGAAGAACAACATCATTAGGACCTGCTTGTGATAGCTCTTCAAGCATTCTTGCTGTATCAACCTGTTTTGTTTCAGGGCTAAAGTAAGAGTAGTGCTTAACTTTTAGTCCTGCCGCTTCCATCACTGGTCGGTGATTGACGTAGCTCGGATTAGAGATCCAAACCGTTGTATCTGGCTGTGCCACTTTCATCAGGTCGCCCAGCATACGCAGAGCACCACTCGCCCCTGGCGTTTGAATAGCGGCAACACGATCCATTGCAGAAGTTCCTTTCAACAACAGGTCGATCATACTTTGGTTAAACTCTTCGCAACCCGCTAGGCCAACGTAAGCTTTGGTTTTCTGGTTTTCAACGACAATATCTTGTGCCATTGAAACGGCCTTCATGATTGGCGTTTCACCTTGGTTGTTGCGGTAAACCCCAATGCCTAGGTCGACTTTGTTTGGACGTTCATCGCCACGGTAAGCCACAGACAGAGAGAGAATTGGATCTAAAGTTGGTTTTGGTAGATGTGAAAACATGAAAGTCACAACCCTTTGAAATTCAAGTAATGAGTTTTACGTTAACATTATCATAGTCAAATCAGAAACATTTTTTATTAGAAGCGCTTAGTAAGCATGAGTAATCTGATAACCGTCGATTTATTGAGCAAAGCACAACCACATTGTTGGGAATAACTAAAGAACTCACACCTAAGGGCTTCATTTGCAGTTTAAGCTGCGGATAAGCCCTTATTTCTTCGATTAAGCCAGAAAAGATTAAATGTCAGTGAAACGATGAATGATTTGGTTAGAACTACCACGCCAATCCAACATCGGATCGGCTTTATCTTGCTCAAAACGGCCATCAATCAAGGTATCAATATAACTCAATACCTCTTTCTGCTTGTCGTCGAGTTCATCTAACTCATACCCTGTCCACATCCATATATCTTTATTTTGGCATTCACTCTTAACGCGTTTAACCAGTTTCAAGACATCAGCCACGTTCGCTGGATGCAAGGGATCCCCTCCAGACAAAGAAAGCCCACGACGTTTGATTCGGTCATCATTAAGATCGGCAATAATGTGATCCTCAAGCTCCTGAGTGAACAGATGCCCAGAGTCTAAGCGTTGTGTCGATTGATTGTAACAGCCGCGACACTGATGAACGCAACCAGATACAAACAGTGTACAGCGTGTACCGGGACCATTTACGACGTCGATTGGATGATATTGATGATAATTCATAGAGTTGCCGATATTTAGGATTAGAGCGCTTGATTCAAACGACCAAACTCCCTCTAACATCAGAGGGAGTCTTCGCTTAACAGGTGAGAAGTTCTAGTGAGTTACAGGTGCTTAACGCGACGCTTAACTTCTTCCTGCTTACCAAAGTTGAATGGTCGAGCATCTGGACTGCCTAGGTAACCACAAACACGGCGTGTTACTGACACTTTGGTTGAGTCATGGTTACCACATTTAGGACAGGTAAAACCTTTACTCGTACAGTCGAACTCACCGTTATAACCACACTCGTAACACTCATCAATCGGTGTATTTGTACCGTAGTAAGGCACACGCGTGTAGCTATAATCCCAAACGTTTTCAAGCGCTTCGATGTTCTTCTGCATGTTAGGGAATTCGCCGTAACAGATAAAACCACCACTTGAGATTTCTGGATAAGGCATCTCAAAATCGATCTTATCGTAAGGGTTTACCTTCTTCTGAACATCTAGGTGGAAGCTGTTGGTGTAGTAACCACGATCCGTTACACCTTCAATCACACCAAACTCTTTAGTATCGATGCTGCAGAAGCGACTACATAGGTTTTCACTTGGCGTGCCGTATAGGCTAAACGCATACCCTGTCTCTTTGGTCCAAGTTTCTACTTCGCGTTTCATGTATTGAACAAGCTCAAGTGCCTTGTTACGCATCTCAGTGTCATCATAAAGGTGCGTTTCTGTACCAAACAACGCAGTCATCGCTTCATGAATACCGATATAGCCAAGAGACACCGAAGCACGGCCGTTCTTAAAGATATCTGCAATCGAATCGTCAGCTTTCAGACGAACGCCACACGCACCTTCCATATAAAGAATCGGCGCAACACGTGCTTTCACGTTTTCAAGACGGCTGATACGTGTCTCTAGTGCACGACGAGCCAGTTTTAACTTTTCGTCTAGCAATGCGTAGAACTTAGTCATGTCGCCTTTCGCATTGATAGCAATACGTGGCAGGTTAAGGCTCACAACACCTAAGTTGTTACGACCTTCATGGATAAGCTCACCGTTCTCTTCGTAAGTATTTAAGAAGCTGCGACAACCCATCGGTGTTTTGAATGAACCTGTCACTTCTACAACTTTGTCGTAGTTAAGGATATCTGGGTACATGCGCTTAGAAGCACACTCAAGCGCTAGCTGTTTGATATCGTAATTCGGATCATCTGACTTGTGGTTTAGGCCATCTTTGATTGCAAAAACCAGTTTTGGGAATACCGCTGTTTTACGGTTCTTACCAAGGCCAGCGATGCGGTTTTTCAAGATCGATTGCTGGATCAATTTCGATCCCCAGCTTTCGCCCAAACCAAAACCAAACGTCACAAATGGTGTTTGTCCATTCGCCGTATGTAACGTGTTTACTTCGTACTCTAGCGATTGGAATGCGTCATAACACTCTTTCTCTGTGCGTGCGATAGCAAAGGCTTCAGGGTTATGGATATCCCACTCTTTCGCAAGTTGAAGGTGCTTCTCGTAGCTCGCCATCACATAAGGTTCTAGTACTTCGTCAATACGGTTGATCGTCGTACCGCCGTAAATGTGGCTCGCCACTTGTGCAATAATCTGGGCTGTTACAGCTGTGGCAGTTGAGATTGATTTTGGTGTATCAATCTCGGCGTTACCCATCTTAAAACCATGAGTTAACATGCCTTTTAAGTCGATCAGCATGCAGTTAAACATCGGGAAGAATGGTGCGTAATCTAGATCGTGATAGTGAATGTCGCCGCTTTCGTGCGCTTGAACGATATCACGTGGCAAAATGTGTGTTTTCGCATAGTGTTTAGCCACGATACCAGCAAGAAGATCACGCTGTGTTGGAATCACTTTACCGTCTTTGTTGGCATTTTCGTTGATTAGGTCAACGTTGCTCTCTTCAATCAGGCCTTCGATTT
Encoded proteins:
- a CDS encoding YgiW/YdeI family stress tolerance OB fold protein; the protein is MKKAILAIAASVILTPAIALAGGHQNNNSGISYTGPVESTTIATLFENTSMFSEQEAIVDGKIVRQVRHDKFIFSDGQSEIQIELDDDIKLSQPLTAETQVRIFGEYEGGKTPEIEVDHIQIL
- a CDS encoding ATP-dependent zinc protease; its protein translation is MYNWKAIITLMLSGGLVACSTTSQVPVEPEQKPQIEQPVVDDSSQAEQKDGESSKEPVTETEKEPEKVEKPADPEKKPEPPKKPEKVTKTPDGKLILGEEEWVYVPGLEESFKARVDTGATTSSISAIDVVPFERDGKDWVKFKIEHDGIKSQEVSLPVERWVKIKQSSAEGTQRRAVIVASIQIGDLKDKTEFTLADRTHLKYPLLLGRSFFRDVAVVDVSKKYVQDKIKK
- a CDS encoding amino acid aminotransferase; translation: MFSHLPKPTLDPILSLSVAYRGDERPNKVDLGIGVYRNNQGETPIMKAVSMAQDIVVENQKTKAYVGLAGCEEFNQSMIDLLLKGTSAMDRVAAIQTPGASGALRMLGDLMKVAQPDTTVWISNPSYVNHRPVMEAAGLKVKHYSYFSPETKQVDTARMLEELSQAGPNDVVLLHGCCHNPTGADIDFAAWQEITALSQKNGFLPFVDIAYQGFGDGLEEDAKGLQFMADNVEEMLITTSCSKNFGLYRERTGAAIVVGKNSQEVGNAKGKLLTLARSTYTMPPDHGAALVKTILQNQELTRIWKQELSEMQGRLLNLRQTLCNELRNTHNTSHFDFIESHKGMFTVLGFKEAQMNQLREEYGIYGVGDGRINIAGLSESHIPYVANAIANVSK
- the nrdG gene encoding anaerobic ribonucleoside-triphosphate reductase-activating protein codes for the protein MNYHQYHPIDVVNGPGTRCTLFVSGCVHQCRGCYNQSTQRLDSGHLFTQELEDHIIADLNDDRIKRRGLSLSGGDPLHPANVADVLKLVKRVKSECQNKDIWMWTGYELDELDDKQKEVLSYIDTLIDGRFEQDKADPMLDWRGSSNQIIHRFTDI
- the nrdD gene encoding anaerobic ribonucleoside-triphosphate reductase; the protein is MKSIVIKRDGSRAPFSRDRIQAAVEAASEKSDKEIAIYALNVALAVELKLDEYDEVHISEIQTMVENELMQGPYKSLARAYIEYRHDRDIAREKQSALTREIEGLIEESNVDLINENANKDGKVIPTQRDLLAGIVAKHYAKTHILPRDIVQAHESGDIHYHDLDYAPFFPMFNCMLIDLKGMLTHGFKMGNAEIDTPKSISTATAVTAQIIAQVASHIYGGTTINRIDEVLEPYVMASYEKHLQLAKEWDIHNPEAFAIARTEKECYDAFQSLEYEVNTLHTANGQTPFVTFGFGLGESWGSKLIQQSILKNRIAGLGKNRKTAVFPKLVFAIKDGLNHKSDDPNYDIKQLALECASKRMYPDILNYDKVVEVTGSFKTPMGCRSFLNTYEENGELIHEGRNNLGVVSLNLPRIAINAKGDMTKFYALLDEKLKLARRALETRISRLENVKARVAPILYMEGACGVRLKADDSIADIFKNGRASVSLGYIGIHEAMTALFGTETHLYDDTEMRNKALELVQYMKREVETWTKETGYAFSLYGTPSENLCSRFCSIDTKEFGVIEGVTDRGYYTNSFHLDVQKKVNPYDKIDFEMPYPEISSGGFICYGEFPNMQKNIEALENVWDYSYTRVPYYGTNTPIDECYECGYNGEFDCTSKGFTCPKCGNHDSTKVSVTRRVCGYLGSPDARPFNFGKQEEVKRRVKHL